Sequence from the Prunus persica cultivar Lovell chromosome G5, Prunus_persica_NCBIv2, whole genome shotgun sequence genome:
AATCGAATTGCTTGCTTCTCAATTACCAGCCTTAGGTCTCTGAGAAATGGAGGTGGCAAGCTCCGTAGGTCCAGTACAAAGCACAACTCTACCATTGCgcttcttcttcgtcgtcgtcttcttcttcttcaaccgCTCTCGAAAAGCTCACTGGTTTGGCGCGAAATTTCTGATAAATGACTGCTGTTGGGATATTTTGGGAACTGGAGAAAATTTGGCCCCTAAAATAATGACACTTTTGAATTGGAATatatttaatagtatagccgcgcggctataatCTTTAAATATTCCAATATATTTCAATGctacagccgtgcggctataaatttcaaattttccaatatatttaatagtatagccgcgcggctatactttctaaatattccaatatatttaaacagtatagccgttaaatattccaatatatttcaaagtatagccgttcggctatactatttaaatattatattttaaaaaagtatagccgcttacttttttaaaaggaaGATTGGGCCGATGTTGCTTAGGCCGAGCCTTGTTTGCTGCCAAGTTTGTCACCTGGGCTTAAGCCCCGAAAATAATATCAAACTTgcaattatttcaatttccaGACCCATTttacataaaaataatattttcagactaaaatattttcatttgtaGAATAAATCTATTCTACTATCccacatatttatattattttcctattttatatttaatctttttagtCATTTTTCCTAACTAAGGATGAAACGATCGGTTAATGTTTCGATTCGTTCCAATgtaatcaaaataaataaataactaactagcacgaaaaaaaaaaacatttttgaAATAGAAAACATTCTGCAGCACACTGGAAATAGGAAACATCAAAACATTATTCAGCCATAAAGGAGGCCACCAAGCTTTACATTATAGGGGACAGTCTTTCTTATAATTTATGATGATCACTCTTGTTCTTAGCCCAGAGCAAACTGCTGAGACTATAATGGCACAATTGAAACAATGTTATGCATTTAACTGCTAGTAGATACAAAGaactatatttatataatcttCATATGATAGGATTTAAGTTTCTGAATTGCTGCCTGTTAAGACTTGAAGAACCGGGAAAAGTGACATTTTTGAAGTGATCAGAGAGAAACCCCTTTGTTATCTTGTATATCATATCCAGATCATTCTTAAACATGGCACCAGAGATGCCCACAACTCCTGGATTTTGGCTGTTAAACACTGAGAAAGCAGTGGCAAAATCATTCCCAGCATTCAGAGAGAAGTGAAGCAGGCCCCTTGGGAACACAAACACATCTCCTTCCTTAAGAATCTTCTGGAAGGCCCGGTTTTGGGTGTCAATAAACCCAGCAAGCACTGTGCCTTTGCTTACAAAGAACAGCTCAGAAGCTCTGGGGTGAGAATGAAGGGCCACCAAGCCATCCACTCTGAGGTCTGTTCTTGCAATTGAGAGGCCAAGGGTGTTGAGGCCTGCCAACTCTGCAGCAGTCACTATATTCACTGAGGAGCCAAAGAAATTGTCTGTATTGCCAGCTTTGGTCAGCTTGGAAGTTTTGAAATCAGGGGCAATGTTGTCATTTGGGTTCTTGCATgggaagccattgatgaagatgGTTTGTTTTGCTGATGGGGATGTAGGGCAAGTGTCCTGGAGATTATCAGAATCTGCAAAGCAGATTTTAGTGCAAAAACAGATGACAGAGAGAAAGACAATGCAGCAGGAAAAAAATGAACTCATCTTGggtgcttttgttttgtgtggtaatcagtattttattttaatgtgtatatataacAGTAAGTCATGATGTTGAGGTTGCAAGAAATGGAAGTAATTTGTTAAGCTTGGAGTTCACTGCTGGATTTGAAATGGATTATGTTGTAAGAAGTGCATTGCTTAAAAGACAATCATCTTGGTTTTTGCCTGAATGGCTGGGTGTCCTTGTGCTTCAAATACCACTCATATTTTTGCTGTTTACATCCTAGGTCGGCTATTGAAAGCTCCATAGCGGACCCCAGACAAGTTTTTGACATTTTCATAAGCTTTATATAATTCCTGAATCTGCAGTCTTCCTTGCCATTACAGGAAAGGCTGCACTGACTTTTAAACAATGAAATGGATAAACGTTAAACAGACAAAAGCATTGTCATTAGTTTAatccaaataaaaagatatgatGTCAGTTATTAGCAGCACTGTTTCCATCGTATGGGACCAGCAATTGCATGTAAAAGAGTTGTGTAAATATTTTCAACTATATGGAGGTAACAAGATTGTGTGGAGGCAATTAAATCCAAATGTTTTCAACTTTCCAGTTTGCCAGAATAAGCATGGCACATTTACATCTAGGATCAATAGATGTtctgaaaaatttaaaaaaaaacatcaacacCTGAAATCATGAGCTGGGTCtatttattttagtagtaATGGATCAttataagaagagaaattgaaaatctaTGATGTTATTAGTACAAATGCTGTTCTTCTCACAGAGCTGACATTCTTTGGTTCAGGCACTAGGACTGGTGACAATATCTGAGATCAATTTTATCAAGGAGCAGAGCCCACCCCCAAAATTATGGTCAATAACACCTTTGTTTTCGATGAAatcgtttgggtgtcttaattaaatttctctatAGCCCAAGAGTCCTATTCATTACTGTTAGGCCATTACTCGAGTATCTATTGtctctttttgattttttacttttgcagagttattacccgtataaaatttttagtactttcatgtttaataatatattatacacgtaCGCACCTATTTCTCATGTTAAATACACaaaatttttacaaaaaattcaataagacacacaaaattcacgtattatacacgtaattctcacatattactgaataaaaataatatatattaaaaaaaagagtatatatactcagttttgtgtaaaaatagtatagccgtgcggctatactagttTTTTCgaaatgtttaaaaaaagtatagccgtccggctttACCTTTTTGACACATGGCGCTTAGGGCTGGGCGggtctatatatatagccgATTGGCTATActagatttttaaaaatgtttttaagaaatagtatagccgtgcggctataccttttttttttaaaaataatttttttataaatactaTAGTTGTGCGGCTTTACTATTGTGACACGTGACACATAGGCGTTGGGCGCATCCTGGCTatacattttaaaaagaaaatttaatctaaaaaatttcGCTGGCATAGATCTGTGCCAACGAactttcgtcgggagaggttttcttgaaaaaaaaaatatatatatatatataatattttttcgcccacttctttaatttaatatatgtaattaagtaatatcttagcctttttgaattactctaattagtaattatattttaattattatttaatataaaaaaattaaagaaaaagtctacaaaataattaatttctatttgttAAGTCTTTTGTAAAATCGTTTaggtgtcttaattaaatttcccCATAGCCGAAGAGCCACATGACCCAAGTCTTTgattaatataataattactagcctctctgcacgcgcttccgcgcttgcgagaggtttttaaaaaaaataagtaaatttattttagaattaaaaaagataatgggtagttgtgttccataaaaataggatccattatcttctttttttgttcttttaatttttttaaatatgaaaaagtgtgaatttaccatattatcctcatttaattaataatttgaattcttaatgtttgcattaaccaagggcattttctggtattttgaatgtttcaccattctctgccttttgctttatatatatagattaatgAAAGTCAAATCCAAAGCCAAGCCTATAGCCAAGCCCATTGGCCTAACTCTCCAATGTTAACCACACTTACCAAACCATCACAatgttttgtttataaaaacacCTTTATAGGAGTGTGGATTTTCGATGTGCGATTTTCACAAAGGGCACCTCAAAAAATAGGCCTACAGAGAAatctatatttttattgttggtgcaatgtgaaaatatatttaaagcccTTTAAGGTCTCCGTGATGCATCTGTAAATGCCCTCCAAGGTCTCCGTGATGCATCTATGAATGCCCTTCAAGTTCTTGCATCTATCGACCCTGATATTATTTGGCTTCTTATAGCTGATGTTTACTGAATGACAGACGCCTCCGTACAAGAAGAAAGGGAATATAATAAGCACTATGCCTTTGCTTACAAATGATTTGTTTTGCTGATGGGGATGTAGGGCAAGTGTCCTGGAGATTATCAGAATCTGCAGAGCAGATTTTAGTGCAAAAACAGATGACAGAGAGAAAGACAATGCAGCAGGAAAAAGATGAACTCATCTTAggtgcttttgttttgtgtggtTATCAGTATTTGATTttaatgtgtatatataatagtaaCTAATGATGTTGAGATTGCAAGAAATGGAAGTAATTTGTTAAGCTTGGAGTTCACTGCTGGATTTGAAATGGATTATGTTGTAAGAAGTGCATTGCTTAAAAGACAATCATCTTGGTTTTTGCCTGAATAGTTGGGTGTCCTTGTGCTTCAAATACCACTCATATTTTTGCTGTTTACCTCCTAGGTCGGCTATTGAAAGCTCCATAGTGGACCCCAGACAAGTTTTTGACATTTTCATAagctttatattatataattccTGAATCTGCAGTCTTCCTTGCCATTACAGGAAAGGAAATGGCTGCACTGACTTTTAAACAATGAAAtggataaaaattaaacacacaAAAGCATTGTCATTAGtttaattcaaataaaaagatatgatGTCAGTTATTAGCAGCACTGTTTCCATCTGATGGGACAAGCAATGCATGTAAAAGAGTTGGGTAAATATTTTCAACTATATGGAGTTAACAAGATTGTGTGGAGGcaattaaatcaaaatgttTTCAACTTTCCAGTTTTGCCAGAATAAGCATGGCACATTTACATCTAGGATCAATAGATGttctgaaaatttgaaaaaaacatCAGCACCCGAAATCATGAGCTGGGTCtatttattttagtagtaAGGAAATGGATCATTatgagaagagaaattgaaaatctaTTCTTCTCACAGAGCTGACATGCTTTGGTTCAGGCACTAGGACTGGTGACAATATCTGAGATCAATTTTATCAAGGAGCAGAGCCCacccaaaaaattatggtCAATAACACCTTTGCCTTCAATGACATGCGCGAAATCGACGAGTTTGATTTCAGCACCTGAATTCCTCCCTTGCAGTATTGACTCCTTCTCATACACCATCAGCACTGaacaagaatagaaatggaaaATGGTCTGCTTCTCAAACCATGACTTCAGTTCCAACAATTGTGCCAATATCCCAGCAGGACCACCATAGACAGTCGATGCAAAAGAACAATCTGGTTTGATATCTGAATCTGTAGATGGGTTAGAAGACACAAATTTCCTCAGAGCTAACCTAGTATCCTCAATGCTAAAGTTTAGAACACACTTCTTATCAGGCTTCCAAAATCcagtttctttgtttccaTAAACCCGAAGTCCAGATACCCTAAACCCCAGCTCCAGGCTCGTGGTCTCTCTATCTTTCTTAAGACATTTTATGATATAATCTTCAGCAGCTTGCGGGTACCATGTTCTGGAACCAATTTTTGCGTCCAATACAGATGGATTGATTCTACTTGAGACAGTATCTTCCAATGCAAGGTGAGGATACAAGCCAGAACCATCAGACGCCTCTAAATGCCGAGTGCCATAAAAGACAGGGAAGAACTTGCGGATGTCGTCTGGAATCCTCTTATCAGTAGAAAATGATGTATAGAATGCTAGCTCATGGGATCCACGCCCATCATTCTGAAGAGGCTTGTAAAAGTGCCCTGAATCATCTATAAGAGGGCCAAGCTTCCCATCTCCGGCTTGGTGGCCAGCAACTTGATGATCTGGGACCTTAAGCATAACTAGAatgtaaagaaaattattagaTGTAATCAAATTACAAAGAGGTTGTCATTGTAGGCAGTAgacaattaatattttgtgAACAATAAATATAGTGCCCTTATGAATTCAAggatgaaaattttattagcAATAAAGAAACCACTTGAGTATATCAATTATGAGCTTCTCATCTTCAAGAAGTGAGATGGCACATTTCTGCACTTCCTAATATAGaataatcaaaccaaacaaacttGTCAACATAATGTGGATGGCTCGCTTTTAAAACACTAGAGCACAAGGATAGTTTACTTAGCCAATTTATGAGTTCTCTATTATGCTAAAACTCACCAACTTAGCACATTCAATTCAAAGATAATTAATGCTTTCTTAGTCCCCATAGAAAAGCAGGTTCAAAATGATAGCAAGATGTATACTGGAGTAAATCCAAATGCAAAACTAAGCTAATGTTGAGAAAACTCAACTGAAGAGTTACCTCacatctcaactttcaaagaCCACCCCCGAAACTTAGTGTCTCCTAATAAGAGTACTACCGGGCATGTCAAACAACCATTCAAGGTACAATGGACTGAGTTTCCGTTACTTGGTCACATACATTTTGTCCACTATTATGCTTAATTTCAAAAGCCGTATCGACTGACTGTTAGGCATCCTCCCAGGTTTAGCCATATACCAGCTGTTGCTTAAACTTTATGCATCCACTATTAAATTCCCGCTATCATGTTTACATACCAAAGCTGTATATCTAGTGACATGCTCCAGGAAATCAAAACCTCCAGAACCCCTCTGTGTATTTTTGGTTGGATGAATAAGTTTAATATAGGGCTTCTCAAATACCTAATAAGTAAAGAAAATTGTGTTTCCTAGTTTCGTATTGCCGTATTATCATCAATCTTTATTATTTCCAAGTTTCATGGAGCcccaacaaaatttcaaataaaggCTTGGAAAATGTACCCTACAGGCTTTACTTGCCAGATTAGAAGCTTTACAATTATaaatctattttatttagtttgtTTTCTGGACTTCCAATAGGCTGATTATCATCCAGTAATGCAAATTTCTAGCGCTTGTGATACTAAACAGAAAAATGGCAACGCAAAGAATTCCAAAAGTAACTATACAAACACATCTAACTACTCAAAATTCTATATGAGATCATATAGAAATCAAGTAAAATACAGCTTTGAGGCCAAGCAAATTCTGACAAGCATACAACAAAGCAAAGGGGACCAAAATTAACTTTCATAGTCAACCAAAGAGCCATATTTTCCTCTAAAACTAGAAGAGAAACTGAGAAGCATTGGATCTAAAATGGGCAAAGCAGTAAGCAGATTCAATTGGCCAAATTATATAACCACATTAGACTTCAACTATGTAACCAAATTATATCAATTGGCCATAACAAGGGGCAAAATGTAGCTTGATTGAATAGAAAAGAAagtgggtttagggttttttgtGATTGcaaaccaaaaccctaactTTCTCAGAGAAATTGTCACAGCAAAGTCGGAAAAAGAGACCCATAGACGATATACCTGTAATGGCTGGCGATAACTGCGAGGGAGAACAACCCTTTACGTCACTCGCTGGATTTTTGCGGCCAAAAGAGAGACTCCCTTTGCTTCTTATCAGCAAAAGAGAAACCTTTTTATAAAGCTGCAGCGCTGTACATTTGTCGAAGCCAAACGTAGTGAAGAATCTTTTTACCCATTCACCCTTTCCCACCTCACTAaattcttaaaaaaagaaaaaattaatttcatccaatttaTTTACTCTCATAATTTACCAACTGAACCTCAAcccaccaatttttttttcacctcCATTTTTGCCATGACTGTCTTCTTCTGGTTTTTCAGAGGCTCCAACCACATGGTGCCCCTGAGCTGCTAAGAAGAAAAGGTGTaaagctttcttctttttctattgTTCAACTTTTGTTTacaatatttgaaaaaaaaaaaaaattaggccAGCTATGGTCCcccataaaaatattattcttTGAAAGTGAAGTGTTTAGTCAGCAGCAGCATCTTTGAAAGTTCAAATGGTAAATACAAGCAAGCTTGTGCATAACGTCAAAcgtgttttgagttttgaccATTAGCTATGCAAATcggcagagaaagagaggccaCTAGACCAGTGCTTTGCAGTGATTAGGAAGCAAGGAAGCCACTAAGCTATGATGCTGAAGGAGAAGTATCTTCCATTAGTAAGTGGGTGGACCCACAGTGGTATCACTTGTGTCATATTTCTAGCTGTGATCTGTTGCCGCACTGTTGCTTCAGATGTTAAAAATGTGGTAACTATTTCTCTTCAACTCTCTTATTCATATTCATGTTCAATTGGGATTCTTGAATCTtgtgaaaaaaaga
This genomic interval carries:
- the LOC18777948 gene encoding germin-like protein subfamily 3 member 4, whose protein sequence is MSSFFSCCIVFLSVICFCTKICFADSDNLQDTCPTSPSAKQTIFINGFPCKNPNDNIAPDFKTSKLTKAGNTDNFFGSSVNIVTAAELAGLNTLGLSIARTDLRVDGLVALHSHPRASELFFVSKGTVLAGFIDTQNRAFQKILKEGDVFVFPRGLLHFSLNAGNDFATAFSVFNSQNPGVVGISGAMFKNDLDMIYKITKGFLSDHFKNVTFPGSSSLNRQQFRNLNPII
- the LOC18776852 gene encoding inositol polyphosphate multikinase beta, with amino-acid sequence MLKVPDHQVAGHQAGDGKLGPLIDDSGHFYKPLQNDGRGSHELAFYTSFSTDKRIPDDIRKFFPVFYGTRHLEASDGSGLYPHLALEDTVSSRINPSVLDAKIGSRTWYPQAAEDYIIKCLKKDRETTSLELGFRVSGLRVYGNKETGFWKPDKKCVLNFSIEDTRLALRKFVSSNPSTDSDIKPDCSFASTVYGGPAGILAQLLELKSWFEKQTIFHFYSCSVLMVYEKESILQGRNSGAEIKLVDFAHVIEGKGVIDHNFLGGLCSLIKLISDIVTSPSA